In Palaemon carinicauda isolate YSFRI2023 chromosome 28, ASM3689809v2, whole genome shotgun sequence, a single genomic region encodes these proteins:
- the LOC137622093 gene encoding uncharacterized protein — protein MTVFFCTVDVTKYRKVKGRQALHYPDIPSSRAPVPHDDCLPVPQPPENVDDGMDISSEGSASSNNQEMEEGFVPRMTLEPHFPNQSELDDLIRDLGLTKSGAELLSSRLKEWNLLGQDCRITGYRKRHEEFEIYYDISDDLCYCKDVTGLFTALGLKHDPTHWRLFIDSSTRSLKAVLLHNGNKYPSLPLAHSVQKKENYENVRQLLNKIH, from the exons ATGACTGTTTTTTTTTGCACGGTTGATGTGACAAAGTACAGAAAAGTGAAAGGAAGACAAGCTCTTCATTATCCAGACATACCATCATCTAGAGCACCTGTCCCACATGATGACTGCTTACCAGTACCACAGCCACCAGAAAAT GTAGATGATGGAATGGATATTTCATCTGAAGGGTCAGCAAGTAGCAACAACCAAGAAATGGAAGAAGGTTTCGTACCAAGAATGACTTTGGAGCCTCATTTTCCAAATCAGAGTGAACTAGATGATTTAATTAGGGACTTAGGTCTTACTAAGTCAGGAGCTGAACTTCTTTCATCAAGGTTGAAGGAATGGAATCTACTAGGACAAGACTGCAGGATAACTGGGTACCGGAAACGACATGAAGAATTTGAAATTTACTATGACATTAGTGATGATCTGTGTTATTGTAAGGATGTAACTGGTTTGTTTACTGCTCTTGGACTCAAGCATGATCCTACACATTGGCGGCTGTTTATTGATAGCTCAACACGAAGTCTCAAAGCAGTATTACTCCACAATGGAAACAAATATCCATCATTGCCTCTTGCACACTCAgtacaaaagaaagaaaactatgaaaatgtCAGACAGCTTCTTAATAAAATACATTAA